The Flavobacterium piscisymbiosum genome includes a region encoding these proteins:
- a CDS encoding S9 family peptidase, protein MKKVLFTTLIMMSLNAIGQNVMSPELLWKLGRVSALGLSKDSKNVVFKVSTPSIEENKSSSKFYIIPVNGGNATEIKDTKDVLADKNVSPDGKFLVYNEEVKIDKVLGKDFYPKMDKSDAQIYDGLDYRHWDTWNEGKFNHVFYKENKDGAKGIDILKGENFDSPQKPFGGDEDYIWSPDSKSILYVCKKKAGTQYAISTNTDIYEYNLETQKTTNRTEENLGYDTAPQFSPTGNLTWLQMKRDGYEADKNDIIVEFKGIKTNLTANWDGTADNFIWSKDGKNIFFVAAVDGTKQLFTVNFPGLTRIAIQVRQLTKGDFDVNDLVGFAGDDIIVTRNDMNHAPEIYAFNLKKNSWKQLTNVNTETYKTLALSKTEKRYVTTTDGKKMLVWVILPPNFDASKKYPTLLFCQGGPQSPLTQSYSFRWNFQLMAAKGYVVVAPNRRGMPGHGVEWNEQISKDWGGQVMDDYLSAIDDVSKENYVDKSRLGCVGASYGGYSVFYLAGIHKNRFKTFIAHDGVFNTVSMLGTTEEVFFNNWDFGGAYWEKDNAVAQKAYTTFNPATLVQNWNKPILIFQGGKDYRVPIGQGQEAFQAAQLRGIKSRFVYFPDENHWVLHPQNAQVWQGEFFKWLDETL, encoded by the coding sequence ATGAAAAAAGTATTATTTACAACCTTAATAATGATGAGTTTAAACGCTATCGGACAGAATGTGATGTCTCCGGAATTGTTATGGAAATTAGGAAGAGTAAGTGCTCTTGGACTTTCGAAAGATTCGAAAAATGTTGTTTTTAAGGTTTCGACTCCTTCGATCGAAGAAAACAAATCGTCTTCTAAATTTTACATTATCCCTGTAAATGGCGGAAATGCAACTGAAATTAAAGACACAAAAGATGTTTTGGCCGACAAAAATGTTTCGCCTGACGGAAAATTTTTAGTGTACAATGAAGAAGTAAAAATTGACAAGGTTTTAGGTAAAGATTTTTATCCAAAAATGGATAAATCTGATGCTCAAATCTATGATGGTTTAGATTATCGTCATTGGGATACCTGGAATGAAGGTAAATTTAACCACGTTTTTTATAAAGAAAACAAAGACGGCGCAAAAGGAATTGACATTTTGAAAGGGGAAAATTTTGATTCTCCGCAAAAACCTTTTGGCGGCGACGAAGATTACATCTGGTCTCCTGACAGTAAAAGTATTTTGTATGTATGCAAGAAAAAAGCTGGAACGCAATATGCGATTTCTACCAATACAGATATTTATGAGTACAATTTAGAAACTCAAAAAACGACAAACAGAACCGAAGAAAACTTAGGTTACGATACGGCACCGCAATTTTCTCCAACAGGAAACCTAACCTGGCTGCAAATGAAACGTGACGGTTATGAAGCTGATAAAAACGATATTATTGTAGAATTTAAAGGAATAAAAACCAACTTAACAGCAAACTGGGACGGAACTGCAGATAATTTTATCTGGAGTAAAGATGGTAAAAACATATTTTTTGTAGCTGCTGTTGATGGTACAAAACAATTGTTTACGGTAAACTTTCCGGGATTAACCAGAATTGCGATTCAGGTTCGCCAATTAACAAAAGGAGATTTTGACGTAAATGATTTAGTAGGATTTGCCGGCGATGATATTATCGTAACCAGAAATGACATGAATCACGCTCCGGAAATTTATGCTTTTAACTTAAAGAAAAATAGCTGGAAACAATTGACGAATGTAAATACTGAAACGTACAAAACATTAGCGTTAAGCAAAACAGAAAAACGTTACGTTACAACTACCGACGGTAAAAAAATGTTGGTTTGGGTAATTTTACCTCCAAATTTTGATGCTTCTAAAAAATATCCAACTTTATTATTTTGTCAGGGAGGACCTCAATCTCCGTTGACACAATCGTATTCTTTCCGTTGGAATTTCCAGTTAATGGCTGCTAAAGGTTATGTAGTGGTAGCACCAAACCGTCGTGGAATGCCAGGACATGGTGTTGAATGGAATGAGCAAATTAGTAAAGATTGGGGCGGACAAGTTATGGACGATTACCTATCGGCAATTGATGATGTATCTAAAGAAAATTATGTAGATAAATCACGTTTAGGTTGCGTTGGTGCTAGTTACGGTGGATATTCAGTATTTTATTTGGCCGGAATTCATAAAAACCGTTTCAAAACTTTTATCGCGCATGATGGCGTTTTCAATACAGTAAGTATGTTAGGAACTACCGAAGAGGTTTTCTTTAACAATTGGGATTTTGGTGGTGCTTATTGGGAAAAAGATAATGCTGTAGCGCAAAAAGCATATACGACTTTTAACCCTGCAACTTTAGTACAAAACTGGAACAAACCTATTTTGATTTTTCAGGGAGGAAAAGATTACCGTGTACCAATTGGGCAAGGACAAGAAGCTTTTCAGGCTGCGCAGTTAAGAGGAATCAAATCGAGATTTGTGTATTTCCCTGATGAAAATCACTGGGTTTTACATCCGCAAAATGCTCAAGTTTGGCAAGGAGAATTCTTTAAATGGTTAGACGAGACACTTTAA